The DNA window atgtacagacAACAATAACAAGAAAAGTAGTCATTAAGTGTGCATCACGAATTGGACTAAACTCATTATAATGCTATCAAAGCCAGCGTAGCGTTGTAGCGTTTGTACGTACGGACATACTGACATTTGCGGCGTCCCTCGGGTCTCTTCTTCATCCAAAAACAGCAATTCGTGTCAAGACGagatacttataaaaaatttgTTTACTCgtagtttttttgtcaaaatttcaTATCAATCGCGGTCACATTTCGAAGGTCGTGGCACATGATGATTTGTGTAATTTCGACATTTTTCTAAgtaaccaataaaaataaaaaaacagaataacgatttatatgtataagtacattAAGAGAAATCGAGTTGGATTGCCAACCAGGAATTTGgcttaacttaaaaaaatacaatcaaaaaGGTGCCACATGCTTTTTTATGAGTATTACAATCGACATTTCCTATTAcacattttgaatgataaaaaaatgagTGTAAAGAATTTCCGCATTTTCCAAGTaaaatatagaaatagaaatagaaacggacaataattttaaattgacaGAATACACCTCACCTCGTGGTTCTCGTGATACTTCTCCAAAAGAAGTAAtcaaatgtgaccgcggccggcaaaacgtcccactttgtcgcttgccagaaggacgaaatttgcttgtatcattatacgaataacctgtcaagtcCTTCCTTGCAGCAAGAGAAAAAGTGGCACGTTTTGCCGGCCGTAATCATAAATGTCAATAAAAGTCAATAAGCTTCCTTGTAGCAAGAGAAAAAGTGGCACGTTTTTGCCGGCCGTAATCATAAATGTCAATAAAAGTCAATAAGCTTCCTTGTAGCAAGAGAAAAAGTGGCACGTTTTGCCGGCCGTAATCATAAATGTCAATAAAAGTCAATAAGCTTCCTTGTAGCAAGAGAAAAAGTGGCACGTTTTGCCGGCCGTAATCATAAATGTCAATAAAAGCCTAAGGCGATTATGTCAAACggcaaaaacatatttctttaaACTTATCAGGACTACCAGGAGGTCCAAGCGAGCCATGTGGACCAGGAACACCGGGAGGCCCAGGCACTCCAGGACTACCAGGTGAGAATCTAGGTCTAAAATATCATATACAGGGTAGAAATATAGTTAGCAAGGGCAgctcttaaataataattattgacgTCGTGCCAAAAATCTGGGAGCTTTTCCGTATTCGCTAGGCGCACAACTGGTGCTGATCTCATTTTGTGGGGTTTTCTTCGCTAAATCTTTTGGAGCATAATTAGTTCAAACAGCTGCCGTTAGCATTAATATGCGACATACCATAAGATACTTTGTTTGTGACAATCAGCTCCACCTCTCCCTCCACCGACTTCGCACTGAGTTCACATTCGCACTGCCAATACCGTGCCGAATTTAACTAAACTTAGCTGCACACTTAAATGTAGGTAATATCATTGTTCGAAAGTGACAGTTGCCTTAATTCTGAATGTTCCGTTCTTATTCTTAATCTCCGGAATACTaaggtaaaaaacaatacataatgGATTTTCATACAACTTCCCGTCTGCTGAAAcggtaaaaaaaatgatttagaatttgtttataatttgaGATTGTCCATAATGACGAACTTCCAGTAGTACTTTTGCTACAtaaaggtgaacatttccaagcATATTGGTGAACAGTCTTATTCTTTTTCTTGTCCTAAGCCTTATCCCATTAtatggggtcggctctcctagtcCGCCTTTTCCACTGTTCCCGGTTTTGGGCTACGGTGTCACCTACTTCTATCTATTTTAGGTCCttctatatacatattataattgttatattgGTGAACAGTATCCTTTCTCAATTAAGCTGGGAGACAAAACTAACGGGTATAAAGTCCCACACACATAGTTGCTGTGACACAGAATGGTCTTGTATAGTCTTTTATGGATCTAGCCAttacttttagtttttttacagTAAATCCTCTCTCCTTTAAGATTAGGTAACAGTTTTACCATATaaaccctctggtgttgcgggtgtccatgggcgacggtaatcacTTATCATTAACCGATTCGTCAGCTCGAAACACGCACACAGCTAACACTTTTTTACCCGTGGACAACCAGGAACCCCAGGCAAATCGGACCTACCAGGAacctataacataaaaatagctTAGTTCTTAAGTTTTCAGATTACTTGCATCACTCACTGTCATGGGCATGATACATTGGCATATCATTttggtatatataaaaaaattgtattttgcaTATTCGTCTTTCaaattagttatattttatatattttttgtttttgtaaatattgaatattatatGTTGGATGGCCGCAATAAATTCAGTTACTGCCTTTATTACTATCATAAATCCATTGCACAAAACAGGTATTATTTTAGTAAATCCATATACAAAAATGAAGTGCCTCTCCACATTCATGACTCCTTATGTCAGCACAATATAAAGCATTTGTTATGGAAAATTTTTGCCCGCATTTACACTTAATGTATTTTCTCTATTCCTCTtctataaacacaaaaaaaactaaacacgCACACAGCTAACATTTTTTTACCCCTGGACTACCAGGAAACCCAGGCAAACCGGACCTACCAGGAACCCCTGGCAATCCGGACCAACCCGGAACCCCAGGCAAACCAGACCAACCAGGAACCCCTGGCAATCCGAACCAACCAGGTACCCCTGGCAATCCGGACCAACCAGGAACCCCAGGCAAACCAGACCAACCAGGAACCCCTGGCAATCCGGACCAACCAGGAACCCCAGGCAAACCGGACCAACCAGGTACCCCTGGCAATCCGGACCAACCAGGAACCCCAGGCAAACCAGACCAACCAGGTACCCCTGGCAATCCGGACCAACCAGGAACCCCTGACAAACCGGACCTACCAGGAACCCCAGGCAAACCAGATCAACCAGGAACCCCCAACAAACCGGACCAACCAGGAACCCCAGGCCAACCGGACAAACCAGGAACCCCAGACCAACCTGACCAACCAGGAACCCCAGGCCAACCGGACCAACCAGGAACCCCAGACCAACCGGACCAACCAGGAACCCCAGGCCAGCCGGACCAACCAGGAACCCCAGACCAACCAGACCAACCAGGAACTCCAGGCCAGCCGGACCAACCAGGAACCCCAGACAAACCGGACCAACCAGGAACTCCAGGCCAACCGGACCAACCAGGAACCCCAGACCAACCTGACCAACCAGGAACTCCAGGTTAACACTTACATCTAacgtttaataatttataagtacctaACTCGCCTAACGAACACATCATTGGgagcagggctataaccgcgattAAAATCGatatttgcaaattgcgggcatctctctctgtcactctaattacgccttcattggagtaaaagagaaagatccccacaatttgtgGGAATTTCGGTTTTGCGGCAGGCCCTGGGAGTATATAACACACACAATATAATTCAATGTTCTCCTTTCTACCCCCGTGCGAGAGGAGCAAACGTATCCTTACTTAGTGGACATAATCACCTACTCACACAACCCTTTGCTATTTCATAACACAAATAATTACAGAACTCTTCATTGCACTATTTACGCGGTATCAATTGAGTACTGTCTGCATCAAAAGAAGtgtatgaaacaacgcgccaaaagctACCCTCGATTACTTAATCAATTAGAAAATTTCAGTGACACGTTCATTGTTATATATAAAGAGACATATATTAACTGTTTGTTATCTCTAAGAGAACGGTAGATAATTTTGTCGCAGTCTGATACGCTTCtactgatttttattttattttcacaaatcaactatttcattttaattaatctaTTTCGATTGTCAATAACAGCATAACACATTTTATACAGAATAAgtgatttgattgatttattgaTGGGTACAAGCTTAGAATCATAAGCGAAGTATGCAACCCGATCTAAAAACCAACAGCGGCGTTGAGAGTTCGACTAGTATTATATTGTCATGTTGTAaaaggttattattttattattttaaaaacttatgCACCAGTTATGAACTAAAACACTGTACAATTCAAAAGAGAACGAATAATATTCAACTACTTaccatccatcatctcacaggaCCTTAACACATACATACACTGACTTTATGTGTTCACTCCACTGCTTGTTATTCTATGGATTGTTATTGATTATTCTTTACTTTATGCTATGGGTTCCGAGTTGAAttcgaatattaaaattttagtcCAAGTACTCTATAATCTATCACTACTTATTACTGTCAAAGATCGGCACACCAACTCTATTGAAAATATTAGACTTACCTATTTCAGTTCTTTGCTATTCGTATATATTGTATCTATACATTAAGGTAGCGTAAAACtgcctattttatttatagcatattttagatttttttaaatctatgaaataatcagacagcaaaaaatatttgtatatctgACAAAACGATACGttcattattataattagaGGGTCTATCACGAAGACTTAAgccgtaattagagtgacagagaaagatgcccataatttgcgaattttggtgttcgcggtaggctcttaGAGGCCAGAATTTTCGGGCCATTTTTGAATGTTCATAGTGAtggtttttgaattttaacgCATGGTTGCAATGTTAACTCAAAAATTTGGGTGGACCtggcgctccaggtggaccaggcgctccgggaggcccaggcgctccaggtggaccaggcgctccgggaGGACCtggcgctccaggtggaccaggtggaccaggcgctccaggaggtccaggcgctccaggaggtCCAGGCGCTCCGGGAGGACCAGGTGGACCAGGTGCTCcgggaggcccaggcgctccgggaggtccaggcgctccaggtggaccaggcgctccgggaggcccaggcgctccaggtggaccaggtGGACCAGGTGCTCCGGGAGGtccaggcgctccaggtggaccaggcgctccgggtGGACCAGGTGCACCGGGaggaccaggcgctccaggtggaccaggtGGACCAGGTGCTCcgggaggcccaggcgctccgggaggtccaggcgctccaggtggaccaggcgctccgggaggcccaggcgctccaggtggaccaggtggaccaggcgctccaggaggcccaggcgctccaggcggaccaggcgctccgggtggaccaggcgctccaggaggaccaggcgctccaggtggaccaggtggaccaggcgctccgggtggaccaggcgctccgggcggcccaggcgctccgggcggcccaggcgctccgggaggaccaggcgctccaggtggaccaggtggaccaggcgctccaggaggtCCAGGGgctccaggaggcccaggcgctccaggaggcccaggggctccaggaggcccaggcgctccaggaggcccaggcgctccgggcggaccaggcgctccaggtggacctggtggaccaggcgctccgggaggcccaggcgctccaggtggaccaggcgctccaggaggcccaggcgcgccaggaggcccaggcgctccaggaggcccaggcgctccgggcggaccaggcgctccaggtggaccaggtGCTCCGGGAGGTCCAGGCGCACCAGGTGGACCAGGTGGACCAGGTGCTCcgggaggcccaggcgctccaggtgggccaggcgctccaggtggaccaggcgctccaggaggcccaggcgctccgggcggaccaggcgctccgggaggtccaggcgctccaggtggaccaggtgctccgggtggaccaggcgctccaggtggaccaggtggaccaggcgctccaggaggcccaggcgctccaggtggaccaggcgctccgggaggcccaggcgctccaggtggaccaggcgctccaggaggcccaggcgctccgggcggaccaggcgctccgggaggtccaggcgctccaggtggaccaggtggaccaggcgctccaggtggaccaggtgctccgggtggaccaggcgctccaggtggaccaggtGGACCAGGTGCTCCAGGAGGCCCAGGagctccaggtggaccaggcgctccgggagtcccaggcgctccaggtggaccaggcgctccgggaggaccaggcgctccaggtggaccaggtGGACCAGGTgctccaggaggcccaggcgctccaggtggaccaggcgctccgggaggcccaggcgctccaggtggaccaggcgctccgggaggaccaggcgctccaggtggaccaggtggaccaggcgctccaggaggcccaggcgctccgggcggaccaggcgctccgggaggtccaggcgctccaggtggaccaggtggaccaggcgctccgggaggcccaggcgctccaggtggaccaggcgctccaggaggcccaggcgctccaggtgggccaggcgctccaggtggaccaggtggaccaggcgctccaggaggcccaggcgctccaggtgggccaggcgctccaggtggaccaggtggaccaggcgctccaggaggcccaggcgctccaggtgggccaggcgctccaggtggaccaggcgctccgggtggaccaggtggaccaggcgctccgggaGGCCCAGGCTCTCCAGGAAAACCAGGGAAACCAGGCAAAGCAACGAAGAAAACAACAAGCTCACACCAAGAATCCGGTACTTCATCTGGAAACAGCTCATCACAGAACGAGGATACTACTGATGCCAAGGGCAACAGGCGTACCAAGACTTCAAACGCGAGTGATAAGTCCAATAGCAATAAGAAATCCTCTCAAGCTCAAACTGTTATTAAGAAGTCGGATGGATCAATCATCAAAAAATCATCCCAGGACGCCAGTGAATCCGACAACAAAGCAAGCTCATCCAATGTTCGCGAGAAAAACACAAATGCTGACGGATCCTCCAATGAGAGGTCTGAGCAAAACGCGTCCAAGTCATCCCACAAAGCCGCTTCAAGCAATAAACAGTCGAAGCAAGTAAACAAAGATGGATCTTCTGTTGAGTCTTCTGACAAAACTGCTTCAAACGAGAACAACAAAGCTGCGTCTAGCAACAAGcaacttaaacaaataaataaagatggTTCGTCTCGGGAAGCGTCAGAGCGTTCAGCTTCTAATGAAAGTGACAAAGCGGCTTCCACCAACAAGCAAACGAAACGAATCAACAAAGACGGATCTTCTACTCGAGCGTCTGAAAAATCGGCTTCAAAGGAGAACAGCAAGAATGCTTCTACcaacaaacaatcaaaaatAGTGAACAAAGACGGATCCTCTCAACAGTCCTCTGAAAAATCTGCCTCAAGTGAGAAGAATAAGGCTGCTTCGACCAACAAACaactgaaacaaataaataaagatggTTCGTCTCGGGAAGCGTCAGAGCGTTCAGCTTCTAATGAAAGTGACAAAGCGGCTTCCACCAACAAGCAAACGAAACGAATCAACAAAGACGGATCTTCTACTCGAGCGTCTGAAAAATCGGCTTCAAAGGAGAACAGCAAGAATGCTTCTACcaacaaacaatcaaaaatAGTGAACAAAGACGGATCCTCTCAACAGTCCTCTGAAAAATCTGCCTCAAGTGAGAAGAATAAGGCTGCTTCGACCAACAAACAAGTGAAACAAATCAACAAAGACGGATCTTCCAACGAGGCTTCTGAACAATCGGCTTCTAATGAAAGTAACAAAGCCTCATCAACCAACAAGCAATTGAAACAAATCAACAAAGATGGATCTTCCAAGATAGCCTCTGAGCAATCTGCTTCGAAACAGAACAGCAAGAATGCATCTAGCAACAAACAATTGAAACAAGTAAACAAAGATGGATCATCTAAACAGTCCTCTGAACAATCTGCTTCAAAAGAGAACAACAAGGCTGCATCCAAAAATACCCAAGTGAAACAGATTAACAAAGACGGATCTTCTCGCGAAGCATCAGAGCAATCTGCTTCAATTGAAAGCAACAAGGCTGCTTCCAgaaacacacaaacaaaacaaactaacAAAGACGGATCTTCCAAGGCAGCATCTGAACAATCTGCTTCCAAGCAGAAAAGCAAAGCTGCTTCTAAAAATACACAATTGAAACAAGTTAACAAGGACGGATCCACTGTACAGGCATCTGAACAATCTGCTTCAGTAGAGAACAGCAAAGCTGCTTCcaaaaacacacaattgaaACAAGTAAATAGGGACGGATCCTCTGTGCAGGCATCTGAACAATCTGCTTCAGTAGAGAACAGCAAAGCTGCTTCcaaaaacacacaattgaaAAAAGTTAACCGCGATGGATCCACCGTGGAGGCATCTCAACAAGCCGCCTCGAAAGAGAATAACAAGGCTGCTTCCAgcaacaaacaaataaaaaaagtaaacaaagatGGATCCACTTCGGAGGGTTCTGAGCAATCTGCTTCAAATGAAAGCAACAAGGCTGCTTCTAGCAACACGCAATCTAAAGTTGTAGGTGCCGATGGATCCGTAAAGACTGCCAGTGAACAGAAGGCTTCCAAGTCCAGCGCAGCCAATGCTAGCACAAACAAGCAGTCGCGCGTTGTTGGACCCGATGGCAGTAGCAGCATTAGCAGCAGCAGCCAAGCCTCGTCCTCTAGTTCCAGCTCCTCATCCTCATCTTCCACCGTTGAGGAGGTAGTTTCTGACGACGaatgttaaataattaagtaattcaACATTTTGACCCACGTccgtgtatattttttttgataaaggaACTTCAttgctttttaaattgatttttttcaaattatattttctttgttCATGTGTGCTTAATTCGAAATAAACGAAcgattgataaaatatattttttatttactactttagtTCTCACCATATTTAATGTGTACGAATTCTAGGTCCCCATCTCTCCAATCAAGAAGTGCAGTCTTTCTCAACGCACTAATACGggatgggcaaataagagtgatacactttgtttttaaattatatatccAAAAAATAACTATTCATCACCAAAATATAGCCGGGATACTGGGTAAAAGGGATATTATAAAGACTACAATTTTCGATTTACAGAAGTGCGTACCTAGGAAATATACGTATAATCTTTTCTTCGAAAAAGTTATGGCGAAGCATTTATCAACATTTAGAACCATACGATTATCAACGCACCAGTTCGATATAACATTCAAGTCGTCCTGCAGCAGTAAACAGTCTGTGGTACTGTTtattgttttgtatattttcagaTCGTCTGCATAAAATAGAAAGGGGCAAGACAATCGTTCTGCCAaatcatttataaaaacaataaacagcAACGGCCCCAAGTGTTACCCTTATGGTACTCCTGAGGTTAAAGGTACAGAAGCAGACAAAGATCCCTTGACAGCTACAAGTTGGCTCCTGTTATTCAAGTAGGAACATATTCACCTAAACAAATTACCATGTATTCCGTATAGTGCGAGCTTGTAACAAAGGATATCATGGTCCACTGTATCGAAGGCCTTAGAAAAATCCGTATATATAGTATCGACCTGACCACTATCCGCAAAGCTAGTACATAGTATAAACACAACTCACTCGAACTACTGGTAACTCGGGTTTGGTAGATTTGGAGGTTACTTGAAACTCAAACTTGAgacaaatacttttattatCTAGTAAAACTAGGTAGGAGTTTTACACGACTGTCTTTCTTCACGACCGACACTAGAATGTCGCAACTGGCCCGGTTCCCAATCGTCGACCCTCGTCATCCCCTCCAATCGATAATCACCTCACAGATTTCAACCAATCACCGATCAATAATATCGCGCCATTTTACTATAGACCGATATTGTTATTATCCATAtataccattattattattttttaattaaaaataaagcaatCAGATACACGAACCCTAACAATCGACCATCCTGATAACGGTTCCGTCCCGGAACACGTCCCCAGGTGGAAACCCTAACAATCGGGATCATGGCCAGTTGCACAAACTT is part of the Cydia pomonella isolate Wapato2018A chromosome 27, ilCydPomo1, whole genome shotgun sequence genome and encodes:
- the LOC133532782 gene encoding collagen alpha-1(III) chain-like isoform X8 encodes the protein MKLSIALLSVVALVAVSGLPQPRPEPGSGVIEEISSSSKKAASSRSSSSSDESSSSTIIRGAGGKTIIKKTQAEQEQEQASASRKEESSQRIVKRVGGGVIEQDSSQRASSAQQQQSSSSAVKSEEQIISGRGGLVSKKTQKSAKQDSSQSASADSSKSSRKITRSGVEESQERKSAKSAKKSSAEQNEREELLIRGGNRVEKSQKNSKQAQSSRQSSNEQRRSSKRSGSSLEEKSSSRSSDRKQASSSESSEERERRERRGRTSVEIEEERRKKERSSKSSSSSENEESRRRRISGSSKETEEQHRRSSSKRSSSSEESEEELRRRVKKGGKDDDCDDGHGGPGRPGRPGRPGRPGRPGRPGRPGIPGGPGGPGTPGGPGTPGGPGAPGGPGAPGGPGGPGGPGAPGGPGAPGGPGAPGGPGAPGGPGAPGGPGAPGGPGGPGAPGGPGAPGGPGGPGAPGGPGAPGGPGAPGGPGAPGGPGAPGGPGGPGAPGGPGAPGGPGAPGGPGAPGGPGAPGGPGGPGAPGGPGAPGGPGAPGGPGAPGGPGGPGAPGGPGAPGGPGAPGGPGAPGGPGAPGGPGGPGAPGGPGAPGGPGAPGGPGAPGGPGGPGAPGGPGAPGGPGAPGGPGAPGGPGAPGGPGGPGAPGGPGAPGGPGAPGGPGAPGGPGGPGAPGGPGAPGGPGGPGAPGGPGGPGEPDQPGLPGGPSEPCGPGTPGGPGTPGLPGNPGKPDLPGTPGNPDQPGTPGKPDQPGTPGNPNQPGTPGNPDQPGTPGKPDQPGTPGNPDQPGTPGKPDQPGTPGNPDQPGTPGKPDQPGTPGNPDQPGTPDKPDLPGTPGKPDQPGTPNKPDQPGTPGQPDKPGTPDQPDQPGTPGQPDQPGTPDQPDQPGTPGQPDQPGTPDQPDQPGTPGQPDQPGTPDKPDQPGTPGQPDQPGTPDQPDQPGTPGGPGGPGAPGGPGAPGGPGAPGGPGAPGGPGAPGGPGAPGGPGGPGAPGGPGAPGGPGGPGAPGGPGAPGGPGGPGAPGGPGAPGGPGAPGGPGAPGGPGGPGAPGGPGAPGGPGAPGGPGAPGGPGAPGGPGAPGGPGAPGGPGGPGAPGGPGAPGGPGAPGGPGAPGGPGAPGGPGAPGGPGAPGGPGGPGAPGGPGAPGGPGAPGGPGAPGGPGAPGGPGAPGGPGAPGGPGAPGGPGGPGAPGGPGAPGGPGAPGGPGGPGAPGGPGAPGGPGGPGAPGGPGAPGGPGAPGGPGAPGGPGGPGAPGGPGAPGGPGAPGGPGAPGGPGGPGAPGGPGSPGKPGKPGKATKKTTSSHQESGTSSGNSSSQNEDTTDAKGNRRTKTSNASDKSNSNKKSSQAQTVIKKSDGSIIKKSSQDASESDNKASSSNVREKNTNADGSSNERSEQNASKSSHKAASSNKQSKQVNKDGSSVESSDKTASNENNKAASSNKQLKQINKDGSSREASERSASNESDKAASTNKQTKRINKDGSSTRASEKSASKENSKNASTNKQSKIVNKDGSSQQSSEKSASSEKNKAASTNKQLKQINKDGSSREASERSASNESDKAASTNKQTKRINKDGSSTRASEKSASKENSKNASTNKQSKIVNKDGSSQQSSEKSASSEKNKAASTNKQVKQINKDGSSNEASEQSASNESNKASSTNKQLKQINKDGSSKIASEQSASKQNSKNASSNKQLKQVNKDGSSKQSSEQSASKENNKAASKNTQVKQINKDGSSREASEQSASIESNKAASRNTQTKQTNKDGSSKAASEQSASKQKSKAASKNTQLKQVNKDGSTVQASEQSASVENSKAASKNTQLKQVNRDGSSVQASEQSASVENSKAASKNTQLKKVNRDGSTVEASQQAASKENNKAASSNKQIKKVNKDGSTSEGSEQSASNESNKAASSNTQSKVVGADGSVKTASEQKASKSSAANASTNKQSRVVGPDGSSSISSSSQASSSSSSSSSSSSTVEEVVSDDEC
- the LOC133532782 gene encoding collagen alpha-1(III) chain-like isoform X10; this translates as MKLSIALLSVVALVAVSGLPQPRPEPGSGVIEEISSSSKKAASSRSSSSSDESSSSTIIRGAGGKTIIKKTQAEQEQEQASASRKEESSQRIVKRVGGGVIEQDSSQRASSAQQQQSSSSAVKSEEQIISGRGGLVSKKTQKSAKQDSSQSASADSSKSSRKITRSGVEESQERKSAKSAKKSSAEQNEREELLIRGGNRVEKSQKNSKQAQSSRQSSNEQRRSSKRSGSSLEEKSSSRSSDRKQASSSESSEERERRERRGRTSVEIEEERRKKERSSKSSSSSENEESRRRRISGSSKETEEQHRRSSSKRSSSSEESEEELRRRVKKGGKDDDCDDGHGGPGRPGRPGRPGRPGRPGRPGRPGIPGGPGGPGTPGGPGTPGGPGAPGGPGAPGGPGGPGGPGAPGGPGAPGGPGAPGGPGAPGGPGAPGGPGAPGGPGGPGAPGGPGAPGGPGGPGAPGGPGAPGGPGAPGGPGAPGGPGAPGGPGGPGAPGGPGAPGGPGAPGGPGAPGGPGAPGGPGGPGAPGGPGAPGGPGAPGGPGAPGGPGGPGAPGGPGAPGGPGAPGGPGAPGGPGAPGGPGGPGAPGGPGAPGGPGAPGGPGAPGGPGGPGAPGGPGAPGGPGAPGGPGAPGGPGAPGGPGGPGAPGGPGAPGGPGAPGGPGAPGGPGGPGAPGGPGAPGGPGGPGAPGGPGGPGEPDQPGLPGGPSEPCGPGTPGGPGTPGLPGNPGKPDLPGTPGNPDQPGTPGKPDQPGTPGNPNQPGTPGNPDQPGTPGKPDQPGTPGNPDQPGTPGKPDQPGTPGNPDQPGTPGKPDQPGTPGNPDQPGTPDKPDLPGTPGKPDQPGTPNKPDQPGTPGQPDKPGTPDQPDQPGTPGQPDQPGTPDQPDQPGTPGQPDQPGTPDQPDQPGTPGQPDQPGTPDKPDQPGTPGQPDQPGTPDQPDQPGTPGGPGGPGAPGGPGAPGGPGAPGGPGAPGGPGAPGGPGAPGGPGGPGAPGGPGAPGGPGGPGAPGGPGAPGGPGGPGAPGGPGAPGGPGAPGGPGAPGGPGGPGAPGGPGAPGGPGAPGGPGAPGGPGAPGGPGAPGGPGAPGGPGGPGAPGGPGAPGGPGAPGGPGAPGGPGAPGGPGGPGAPGGPGAPGGPGAPGGPGAPGGPGAPGGPGAPGGPGAPGGPGAPGGPGGPGAPGGPGAPGGPGAPGGPGGPGAPGGPGAPGGPGGPGAPGGPGAPGGPGAPGGPGAPGGPGAPGGPGAPGGPGGPGAPGGPGAPGGPGAPGGPGAPGGPGGPGAPGGPGSPGKPGKPGKATKKTTSSHQESGTSSGNSSSQNEDTTDAKGNRRTKTSNASDKSNSNKKSSQAQTVIKKSDGSIIKKSSQDASESDNKASSSNVREKNTNADGSSNERSEQNASKSSHKAASSNKQSKQVNKDGSSVESSDKTASNENNKAASSNKQLKQINKDGSSREASERSASNESDKAASTNKQTKRINKDGSSTRASEKSASKENSKNASTNKQSKIVNKDGSSQQSSEKSASSEKNKAASTNKQLKQINKDGSSREASERSASNESDKAASTNKQTKRINKDGSSTRASEKSASKENSKNASTNKQSKIVNKDGSSQQSSEKSASSEKNKAASTNKQVKQINKDGSSNEASEQSASNESNKASSTNKQLKQINKDGSSKIASEQSASKQNSKNASSNKQLKQVNKDGSSKQSSEQSASKENNKAASKNTQVKQINKDGSSREASEQSASIESNKAASRNTQTKQTNKDGSSKAASEQSASKQKSKAASKNTQLKQVNKDGSTVQASEQSASVENSKAASKNTQLKQVNRDGSSVQASEQSASVENSKAASKNTQLKKVNRDGSTVEASQQAASKENNKAASSNKQIKKVNKDGSTSEGSEQSASNESNKAASSNTQSKVVGADGSVKTASEQKASKSSAANASTNKQSRVVGPDGSSSISSSSQASSSSSSSSSSSSTVEEVVSDDEC